A portion of the Sphingobacterium spiritivorum genome contains these proteins:
- a CDS encoding lipocalin-like domain-containing protein encodes MTSIKNELVGSWKLLSYIELPIDGSDSLFPVGKNPEGILMYSPDGFMSVQIMAQNRPPLISGDRFAATQEESLAVINTFIAFSGAYQILENRVVSYQIKTSLFPNWAGQTQERTFDFEGDVLYLKSTEPILSNGVMVNSYMTWQKHKKAQYKEAQLERQTDY; translated from the coding sequence ATGACTTCAATAAAAAATGAACTGGTAGGGAGTTGGAAGCTCCTTTCATATATAGAATTACCCATCGATGGTTCCGATTCCTTATTTCCTGTCGGCAAAAATCCGGAAGGAATACTGATGTATAGTCCGGATGGTTTTATGTCCGTACAGATTATGGCGCAGAATCGTCCTCCTCTTATTTCCGGTGACCGATTTGCAGCAACACAGGAGGAATCACTGGCTGTTATCAATACGTTTATAGCTTTCAGCGGAGCTTATCAGATTCTGGAAAACAGAGTGGTTTCATATCAGATCAAAACTTCTTTGTTTCCGAATTGGGCAGGACAGACACAGGAGCGAACGTTTGATTTTGAAGGAGATGTGCTGTATCTGAAATCTACAGAACCTATTCTCTCGAATGGCGTGATGGTGAACTCGTATATGACCTGGCAGAAGCACAAAAAAGCTCAGTATAAAGAAGCACAGCTAGAGAGACAGACAGATTATTAG
- a CDS encoding YchJ family protein gives MVQKCPCGSGEDYPNCCQNIHKNIQEATSAEKLMRARYTAFYLELVDFIYDSFHPSTRRFQNKKDIRQWAQENKWMHLEILHVTPQTVEFKAHYMNPQSEIQIHHEKSTFKQFNKVWCYVDGKIM, from the coding sequence ATGGTTCAAAAATGTCCCTGTGGTAGTGGTGAAGATTACCCGAATTGTTGTCAGAATATACATAAAAACATTCAGGAAGCTACTTCTGCAGAAAAATTGATGCGGGCAAGATACACAGCGTTTTACCTGGAATTGGTGGATTTTATTTACGACAGTTTTCATCCATCCACCCGACGTTTTCAAAACAAAAAAGACATCAGACAATGGGCTCAGGAAAACAAGTGGATGCACCTCGAAATTCTTCATGTAACTCCGCAAACAGTAGAGTTCAAAGCCCATTACATGAACCCACAATCCGAGATTCAGATACATCATGAAAAATCAACTTTTAAGCAATTTAATAAAGTATGGTGT